One part of the Lotus japonicus ecotype B-129 chromosome 2, LjGifu_v1.2 genome encodes these proteins:
- the LOC130740485 gene encoding nudix hydrolase 9, with product MEEKSDVDPPPSSSFKLLASFPSGLSPSQVSVNLTDAYDRIPHPDLTLENSISEIWVQRSLKNQSLFNGKKFRYGGCSLLTGGASDHAPHLCLHLGLTDYRTFVGTNLSPLWERFLIPSEDDSVICQHTSSPLGNGAVVETIDKKILVLQRSNNVGEFPGYFVFPGGHPEPQEVGIASHQHVKELMESINIKVSQEMFDSIVREVVEEIGVPASSLSNPVFIGISRRDLNVRPASFFFIKCSLDSNEVQQFYSSAQDGYESTQLYAVPMVELEKMASRMPGCHRGGFALYKLMVDTMKIT from the exons ATGGAGGAGAAGAGCGACGTGgatcctcctccttcttcttccttcaagCTTCTGGCGTCGTTTCCTTCTGGTCTCTCTCCCTCACAG GTTTCTGTGAATCTCACCGACGCTTACGATCGAATCCCCCACCCTGATCTCACCTTGGAAAATTCCATCTCTGAG ATATGGGTGCAGAGGAGTCTCAAAAATCAATCGCTCTTCAATGGGAAGAAGTTCAGG TATGGAGGGTGTTCTTTGCTCACTGGAGGTGCATCTGACCATGCACCACATCTTTGCCTCCACCTTGGTTTGACAGATTATAG GACTTTTGTGGGGACAAATTTAAGTCCTTTGTGGGAAAGATTCCTGATTCCATCAGAAG ATGATTCCGTTATTTGTCAGCATACCTCCAGTCCACTAGGAAATGGTGCAGTGGTGGAGACAATTGACAAGAAGATACTAGTATTACAACGAAGTAATAATGTTGGTGAATTTCCTGGATATTTTGTTTTCCCAGGAGGCCATCCTGAG CCTCAAGAAGTTGGTATAGCATCCCATCAACATGTCAAGGAGTTAATGGAGTCTATTAACATTAAGGTTTCACAGGAGATGTTTGACAGCATAGTTCGTGAAGTAGTTGAAGAAATTGGAGTTCCAGCTTCCTCCCTT AGCAACCCTGTTTTCATTGGTATATCTCGCAGGGATTTGAATGTGAGGCCAGCTTCATTTTTCTTTATCAAATGCAGTCTTGATTCAAATGAAGTTCAGCAGTTTTATTCTAGTGCACAAGATGGCTATGAATCTACTCAACTATATGCTGTTCCAATG GTTGAATTAGAAAAAATGGCTTCTAGGATGCCTGGATGTCATCGAGGTGGATTTGCTCTTTATAAATTGATGGTTGACACCATGAAGATCACTTGA
- the LOC130740486 gene encoding 3-ketoacyl-CoA synthase 12-like, whose translation MEFLSLIYTIPAFYIFCLIWRLFNQRRNQECYILDYQCYKPTDDRMLGTEFCGKVIRRTENLGLNEYKFLLKAIVSSGIGEQTYAPRNVFDGREASPTLEDGILEMEEFFNDSIAKLLQRTSISPSEIDVLVVNISMFAAVPSLSSRIINRYKLRHDIKVYNLTGMGCSASLISVDIVQNIFKTQKNKLALLVTSESLSPNWYNGNDRSMILANCLFRSGGCAMILTNKRSLKEKAMLKLKCLVRTHHGAREESFSCCVQKEDEQGRLGFHLGKTLPKAATRAFVDNLRVMAPKILPSRELLRFLVISLIKKLKITSSTKSSSGGATKFTKSPLNFKTGVDHFCIHTGGKAVIDGIGMSLDLTEHDLEPARMTLHRFGNTSASSLWYVLGYMEAKKRLKRGDRIFMISFGAGFKCNSCLWEVMRDLGDANVWDGCIDDYPPESLANPFMEKYGWINDVEDENSIELPDFLK comes from the coding sequence ATGGAGTTCCTCTCATTAATCTACACCATTCCAGCTTTCTACATCTTTTGCCTGATCTGGAGGTTGTTCAATCAGAGAAGGAACCAAGAATGCTACATACTAGACTACCAATGTTACAAGCCAACCGATGACAGAATGCTGGGAACAGAGTTCTGTGGTAAAGTCATCAGAAGAACAGAGAATCTTGGTCTCAACGAGTACAAGTTCCTCCTCAAAGCCATCGTGAGCTCCGGCATAGGTGAACAAACCTACGCGCCAAGAAACGTTTTCGATGGCCGCGAAGCGAGTCCAACATTGGAAGATGGAATCTTAGAGATGGAGGAGTTTTTCAACGACAGCATAGCAAAGCTTCTTCAAAGAACATCAATTTCACCCTCTGAAATCGATGTTCTTGTAGTGAATATCTCCATGTTTGCGGCGGTTCCTTCTCTATCTTCTCGCATCATCAACCGCTACAAATTGAGGCACGACATCAAGGTTTACAATCTCACTGGCATGGGATGCAGTGCTAGCTTGATTTCTGTGGACATTGTGCAgaacattttcaaaacccagAAGAACAAGTTGGCTCTGTTGGTGACTTCAGAGTCTCTCAGTCCGAATTGGTATAATGGGAATGACAGATCAATGATCCTTGCAAATTGTCTCTTCCGCTCTGGTGGGTGTGCTATGATCTTGACAAACAAGAGATCCTTGAAGGAAAAAGCCATGTTGAAGTTGAAATGCTTGGTGAGGACCCATCATGGTGCAAGAGAAGAGTCTTTCAGTTGCTGCGTTCAGAAGGAAGATGAACAGGGGAGGCTTGGTTTTCATCTTGGGAAAACTCTCCCAAAAGCAGCAACAAGGGCTTTTGTCGATAATTTAAGAGTTATGGCACCGAAAATTCTCCCATCAAGGGAGTTGTTAAGGTTTCTTGTTATCTCCCTCATCAAGAAATTGAAGATCACCAGTTCCACTAAGTCTTCTAGTGGTGGAGCTACTAAATTTACTAAATCACcattgaatttcaaaactgggGTTGATCATTTTTGCATTCACACAGGAGGGAAAGCTGTGATTGATGGAATTGGAATGAGCTTGGATCTGACTGAGCATGATCTTGAGCCTGCAAGGATGACACTCCACCGTTTTGGTAACACTTCAGCTAGCAGCCTCTGGTATGTGCTTGGGTACATGGAGGCAAAAAAGAGGCTCAAGAGGGGTGATAGGATTTTCATGATTAGCTTTGGTGCAGGGTTCAAATGCAACAGCTGTTTGTGGGAGGTGATGAGGGATCTAGGGGATGCAAATGTTTGGGATGGTTGCATTGATGATTATCCACCAGAGTCACTGGCCAACCCTTTCATGGAGAAGTATGGTTGGATCAATGATGTTGAGGATGAAAACAGCATTGAACTCCCAGATTTTCTCAAGTGA